The region GCCTCTGTCGCAAAACCTTTATTGCAATAGTCATTTATAATATGAAAACCTATTTCCGGTAAACTTTCATCATCTATCTCTTGCATGGTTATACCACAATCACCTATAAAAATATCTCCTTCTTTCAATATTACTGCCCATAGTCCATGTTTATATTTTTTATAGTTGTTAATATTCCAATTAATCCATTTCTCTACTTCTTTCTCGGAAAATGGATGGGGATAAAATTCCATAGATTTTGGATTTGAAAGAACTTTCATTAATTCTTTTTTGTCATCAAGGCGTAATTCTCTTAAATATAATCTCTTTGTCTCAAGTATTTTCATAGTTGGTCTCCTTTGCATAAGTATTTTATTATATTATATAATATTAAAAATATTTAGTAAAACATTTATTTAGTTACTCCCATTTGAAATATTTGATTGAAATTGTGCAACATACAAATGTTATAGCTACCATCAGTATAAGTGGGAAAATTATATTGTCAACAGTAAGTCCTAATGATGTAGCTTTTAAGAGTTTAATACCTTGCGTAAGTGGTAGAAGATCTGCAATATTTTGTAGCCCTTTTGGCATTAATTCATAAGGTAGAGTGGCACCAGAAAAAATCAACATTGGGAAATATAAAACACTTGCTATTATACTCGCTATTTTAACATTAGGTGCAATACCTCCAACCATCATTCCTATACTAAACATTGAAGCCATGACCAATAGAAAAGTACCGATAAATAGCAATATAGACCCATTGAACCTAAAATCAAAAAACAAGGCTGCAATTATAGTGAGTAGAACAAGCGAAACCAATGAATAGAGAAAGTAGATGGTAACTTGTACCCCTAAAACTAGTATTGGACTTACAGGTGTCACTTGAAATCTCTTCAGGATCTTTCTATTTCGATATTCAGAAACTACAAGTGGTAACCCCATAACACCACCTGCACAAATGGCAATCGTTGATACAGCTCCAAAAGTCTGTTCTAAAAAAGTATAATTAGCACCTTCAAAAGCAGGTTTATCTCCATAGATTATTCCAATAAGCACTATAACGACAACAGGCATACATATAGCAAATATAAACATATCCATACCTCTGAGAGATAGTTTTAGTTCTGTTTTCAGCATTGTTCTAAACGTTTTCATAAGCTTTTTCCTCATTTGCATACCATAGATATACTTCCTCAAAATTTTCATAAGGGCTATTATTAATAGCTTCTGTTACAGTTCCATTAAAAACCATATTACCTTTTTTCAGAATCATTATTTTGTCACACAAAGCTTCTACTTCATCCATAAAATGAGATGTCAGAAAGATTGTCAGTCCCTTCTTTTTTAGATGAGATAAACATTTCCATACATCATGTCTCGCCCTTGTATCAAGTCCTGTTGTTAATTCATCCAAAAAGACTACTTTTGGATCAGGAATAAGGGCTAAGACAATAAATAACTTTTGTTTTTGTCCACCAGACAATTCAGCAACAGGACTTCCAGCCTTTTCAAGTAATCCGAATGTTTTCAATAGTTCTTTATAATCCGTAACTTCTTTGTAAAGGCACTGGGTTTCTTCACATAACTCAGATACACATATTTTATCCTGATAATTTGCTTCTTGAAACTGAACACCAACATATTCAAATAATTTATTTCTATCTTTTTGTGGATTCATTCCAAGAATTGAAATCGTACCATTATCAGGTTTACGAGTACCTAAAATACATTCCATAGTAGTACTTTTTCCAGCACCATTTGCGCCAAGAAGCCCAAAGACTTCTCCCCTTTTCACAGAAATATCTATATTGTTTATAATTGTAGTATTTCCGTATGATTTTTTAAGTTGTTCTATTCTGATAGTTGTTTCCAATTTACATACCTCCTATAATTTCTGGCAAGAAAAGCCAAATAGCTTTCCTGTAGTAAAATAATAACACCAGAAAAAACTCTGGTGTTAAAGTGGAGGGTTAATTTGAAATTCTTTTTTCATGTTCAGGATAGTTGTTTTCATTAGTGAGGCATTTATTTGCGCACTTTGTATAGATGACAGTAATTTGTCACATGCTGTTATAATATCTTCATTTTCCTCTGGCATATCAATAATATCTCTTATATCTATTTCAGTATTATATGATAAGACATTCAACATTCTTAATATCGCTGATAAAGAATAATTGGCACATCGTAATACACGAATTATTTTTAGTCGACGTAAATCTTCATGTGTATATACACGATAACCATTAGATTTACGTTTTACTGTTAACAAACCATTAAGTTCCCAATTTCGCAGTGTATCCATCGATATATTCAGATAATTAGATACTTCTTTTCTCTTAAGAAGAACTTCATGTAATTTATCTTCACCAGATAACAGATTTTTGACTATATCAATAGCTTCCTCTGCATTATCTTTTTCTCGTTGGAGCTGTTCTAGATACTCATCTGTTAATATTATGGCTTCATCAAAATTTCCAGTAGCAGAAACTATAATTATATTTAGGGCCTTTCTTCTAAGTCCATTTTGTAGGATCTCCACTTTTAAAGCAGCACGAGCTAATTTAAATTGCTCAATATGGATATCTGTAAAAATACGATATCCGTTTTTCTGTCTTTCAACTTTCGGTATTAGTCCCCACTTCTCATATAATCTTACCGTATTAGGGTGTATACCAATT is a window of Vallitalea longa DNA encoding:
- a CDS encoding ABC transporter permease, producing the protein MKTFRTMLKTELKLSLRGMDMFIFAICMPVVVIVLIGIIYGDKPAFEGANYTFLEQTFGAVSTIAICAGGVMGLPLVVSEYRNRKILKRFQVTPVSPILVLGVQVTIYFLYSLVSLVLLTIIAALFFDFRFNGSILLFIGTFLLVMASMFSIGMMVGGIAPNVKIASIIASVLYFPMLIFSGATLPYELMPKGLQNIADLLPLTQGIKLLKATSLGLTVDNIIFPLILMVAITFVCCTISIKYFKWE
- a CDS encoding MerR family transcriptional regulator; its protein translation is MNTYRTSEVAKIIGIHPNTVRLYEKWGLIPKVERQKNGYRIFTDIHIEQFKLARAALKVEILQNGLRRKALNIIIVSATGNFDEAIILTDEYLEQLQREKDNAEEAIDIVKNLLSGEDKLHEVLLKRKEVSNYLNISMDTLRNWELNGLLTVKRKSNGYRVYTHEDLRRLKIIRVLRCANYSLSAILRMLNVLSYNTEIDIRDIIDMPEENEDIITACDKLLSSIQSAQINASLMKTTILNMKKEFQINPPL
- a CDS encoding ABC transporter ATP-binding protein; this encodes METTIRIEQLKKSYGNTTIINNIDISVKRGEVFGLLGANGAGKSTTMECILGTRKPDNGTISILGMNPQKDRNKLFEYVGVQFQEANYQDKICVSELCEETQCLYKEVTDYKELLKTFGLLEKAGSPVAELSGGQKQKLFIVLALIPDPKVVFLDELTTGLDTRARHDVWKCLSHLKKKGLTIFLTSHFMDEVEALCDKIMILKKGNMVFNGTVTEAINNSPYENFEEVYLWYANEEKAYENV
- a CDS encoding GNAT family N-acetyltransferase, encoding MKILETKRLYLRELRLDDKKELMKVLSNPKSMEFYPHPFSEKEVEKWINWNINNYKKYKHGLWAVILKEGDIFIGDCGITMQEIDDESLPEIGFHIINDYCNKGFATEAALACKEYAFNVLQYPRIFSYTILRNIPSQKVAKKLGMEVYKYFEKNDEKQIAHVAVNC